One segment of Enterobacter ludwigii DNA contains the following:
- the fdhD gene encoding formate dehydrogenase accessory sulfurtransferase FdhD yields MSKQNRVTHSSPLPAGIVELSVHRPPHITHTTPDFLAEEVPVALVYNGISHVVMMASPKDLELFAIGFSLSEGIIEHPQEIYGMDVVKACNGLEVQIELSSRRFMGLKERRRALAGRTGCGVCGVEQLNDIGKPVAPLPFTQTFNLAHLDHALEHLNDVQPVGQLSGCTHAAAWVLPSGDIAGGHEDVGRHVALDKLMGRRARESDLWQQGAALVSSRASYEMVQKSAMCGVEILFAVSAATTLAVEVAERCNLTLVGFCKPGRATIYTHPQRLIVNQ; encoded by the coding sequence GTGTCTAAACAAAACCGTGTTACCCACTCGTCGCCACTGCCTGCCGGTATCGTGGAACTGTCGGTACACAGACCGCCCCACATTACCCACACCACGCCTGATTTTCTGGCGGAGGAAGTGCCCGTTGCTCTGGTTTACAACGGTATTTCCCATGTGGTGATGATGGCCTCGCCCAAAGATCTGGAGCTGTTTGCGATTGGTTTTTCCCTCTCGGAAGGCATCATTGAGCACCCGCAAGAAATTTACGGCATGGATGTGGTGAAGGCCTGCAACGGCCTTGAAGTGCAAATCGAACTCTCAAGCCGCCGCTTTATGGGGCTCAAAGAGCGGCGACGCGCGCTGGCCGGGCGTACCGGATGTGGGGTTTGCGGGGTAGAGCAGCTCAATGATATCGGTAAGCCTGTCGCACCTCTGCCGTTTACCCAGACTTTCAATCTGGCCCATCTCGACCATGCCCTTGAACATCTGAATGACGTGCAACCTGTCGGCCAGCTGAGCGGATGCACGCATGCGGCGGCATGGGTTCTGCCATCGGGCGATATTGCCGGGGGGCATGAGGATGTCGGCCGCCATGTGGCGCTGGATAAACTGATGGGCCGCCGGGCGCGCGAAAGCGACCTCTGGCAGCAGGGGGCGGCACTGGTCTCCAGCCGCGCCAGCTACGAGATGGTGCAAAAGTCGGCGATGTGCGGCGTTGAAATCCTTTTTGCCGTATCGGCCGCGACCACGCTGGCGGTGGAAGTGGCGGAGCGCTGTAATCTGACGCTGGTGGGGTTCTGTAAGCCGGGAAGGGCGACGATTTATACCCATCCGCAGCGTTTAATAGTTAATCAGTAA
- a CDS encoding alpha-galactosidase yields MHDSIFRLESKAVDLVITTHPFAEILYWGPHLHHFSPQDVVSLARPVANGRLDVDAPVTLMAELGHGLFGSPGIEGHRQGLDGSPVFKTTHVQHEGQTLTLTAEDEHAGLRLTSELALDASGVLVVRHGLTNLRAQAWQVDRFAVTLPVAERAQDVMAFHGRWIREFQPHRVKLEHDSVVIENRRGRTSHEHFPALIAGTSSFNEMHGDVWGVHLGWSGNHRLRAEVKTDGRRYLQAEALYLPGEMAIEEGETLWTPRLYASYSARGLNGMSQSFHRYLRENVIRFPENKPRPVHLNTWEGIYFSHDPAYIMRMADEAAALGVERFIIDDGWFKGRNDDHAALGDWYLDEKKYPDGLTPVINHVKKRGMEFGIWIEPEMINPDSDLYRAHPDWVLALPGYTQATGRHQLVLNLNIPQAFDYLVERMSWLLGEHAIDYVKWDMNRELVQPGHHGKAAADAQTRQFYRLLDVLGERFPHIEFESCSSGGGRIDYEVLTRSHRFWASDNNDALERNTIQRGMSYFFPPEVMGAHIGHHKCHATFRQHSIAFRGLTALFGHMGLELDPLTVDAQEREGYRHYAALHKQWREVIHHGTQWRVDMPDASTLAQGIVSEDKTQGLFMVSQLAMPDYTLMMPLRMPGLDAQAQYRITLLDHPNIRLTGEGGHTMRKLPAWMETSQTASGEWLMQAGIALPILDPETAILIGVERV; encoded by the coding sequence ATGCACGATTCCATTTTTCGACTCGAAAGTAAGGCGGTTGACCTGGTGATTACCACGCACCCGTTCGCCGAAATTCTCTACTGGGGGCCGCACCTTCACCACTTTTCACCGCAAGATGTGGTAAGTCTTGCTCGTCCGGTGGCGAACGGCAGGCTCGACGTTGACGCCCCGGTGACGCTGATGGCGGAGCTGGGACACGGTCTGTTTGGTTCGCCCGGTATTGAAGGGCACCGCCAGGGGCTGGACGGGTCGCCTGTCTTTAAGACCACCCATGTGCAGCACGAGGGGCAAACCCTGACGTTAACGGCGGAAGATGAACATGCCGGGTTGCGTCTGACCAGCGAGCTGGCACTGGATGCAAGCGGGGTTCTGGTGGTGCGTCACGGTTTAACTAACCTGCGGGCGCAGGCGTGGCAGGTTGATCGTTTCGCCGTGACGCTACCGGTCGCTGAACGCGCGCAGGACGTGATGGCGTTCCACGGACGCTGGATCCGTGAGTTCCAGCCGCATCGCGTGAAGCTTGAACACGACAGCGTTGTGATTGAAAACCGCCGCGGCAGGACCTCTCACGAACACTTCCCGGCGCTGATCGCCGGTACGTCCTCATTTAACGAAATGCACGGCGACGTCTGGGGCGTGCATCTGGGCTGGAGCGGCAACCACCGCCTGCGTGCGGAAGTCAAAACCGACGGACGCCGCTATCTGCAGGCCGAAGCCCTCTACCTGCCGGGAGAAATGGCGATTGAAGAGGGGGAAACGCTCTGGACACCACGCCTGTATGCGAGCTACTCCGCACGGGGTCTGAACGGCATGAGCCAGTCGTTCCACCGGTATCTGCGCGAGAACGTTATCCGCTTCCCTGAAAACAAACCGCGCCCGGTACATCTCAATACCTGGGAGGGGATCTACTTCAGCCATGACCCGGCGTACATCATGCGCATGGCCGATGAGGCTGCGGCGCTGGGCGTAGAGCGTTTTATCATCGACGACGGCTGGTTCAAAGGCCGTAACGATGACCACGCGGCGCTGGGTGACTGGTACCTGGACGAGAAAAAATACCCGGACGGGCTGACGCCGGTGATTAACCATGTGAAAAAGCGCGGCATGGAATTTGGTATCTGGATTGAGCCGGAGATGATTAACCCGGACTCGGATCTGTATCGCGCCCATCCCGACTGGGTGCTGGCGCTGCCGGGCTACACCCAGGCAACGGGCCGTCATCAACTGGTGCTCAACCTGAATATTCCGCAGGCTTTTGATTATCTGGTCGAGCGCATGAGCTGGCTGCTGGGCGAACATGCCATCGACTACGTTAAGTGGGATATGAACCGCGAACTGGTACAGCCCGGGCACCACGGCAAAGCCGCCGCGGATGCGCAGACGCGGCAGTTTTATCGTCTGTTAGACGTGCTGGGCGAGCGTTTTCCGCACATCGAATTTGAGTCCTGCTCCTCGGGCGGCGGGCGAATCGATTATGAAGTCCTGACCCGCAGTCACCGCTTCTGGGCCTCTGACAACAACGACGCGCTGGAGCGCAATACCATCCAGCGTGGCATGAGCTACTTCTTCCCGCCGGAAGTGATGGGCGCGCATATCGGTCATCATAAATGTCACGCCACCTTCCGCCAGCACAGCATTGCTTTCCGCGGCCTGACGGCACTGTTTGGCCATATGGGACTGGAGCTTGATCCGCTCACCGTCGATGCTCAGGAGCGTGAAGGCTATCGCCATTACGCCGCGCTGCACAAGCAGTGGCGGGAAGTCATCCATCACGGTACCCAGTGGCGCGTGGATATGCCGGATGCCAGCACGCTGGCGCAGGGTATAGTGAGCGAAGACAAAACGCAGGGGTTGTTTATGGTCAGCCAACTGGCCATGCCGGATTACACGCTCATGATGCCGCTGCGCATGCCGGGGCTCGACGCGCAGGCGCAGTACCGCATCACGCTGCTCGACCACCCCAACATTCGACTCACCGGTGAGGGCGGGCACACCATGCGCAAGCTACCGGCGTGGATGGAAACGTCCCAGACGGCCAGCGGTGAGTGGCTGATGCAGGCGGGGATCGCACTGCCGATTCTGGACCCGGAAACCGCCATTCTGATTGGCGTTGAACGCGTGTAA
- a CDS encoding AzlD domain-containing protein, giving the protein MGNMTVFILGIAVLSVGTYLMRLGGAKLGNRLALSDRSQALLSDAATVLLFSVALATTFYEGEHFAGMARVLGVAFAVFLAWRKMPLIVVIVAAAVVTAMLRLAGIQ; this is encoded by the coding sequence ATGGGGAATATGACGGTCTTTATTCTCGGTATCGCCGTGCTTTCCGTGGGAACCTATTTAATGCGTCTCGGCGGGGCAAAACTCGGCAACCGACTGGCGCTGTCAGACCGCTCTCAGGCTCTGCTTTCAGATGCGGCAACGGTTTTGCTGTTTTCCGTCGCGCTGGCGACCACCTTCTATGAAGGTGAGCATTTTGCCGGTATGGCGCGCGTACTGGGCGTGGCGTTTGCAGTGTTTCTGGCATGGCGAAAAATGCCGTTAATTGTGGTGATCGTGGCGGCAGCGGTCGTGACTGCAATGCTGCGCCTGGCGGGTATCCAATAA
- a CDS encoding DUF1471 domain-containing protein codes for MKSIKTFVAVIALATSFGSFAAQTVTATASTIDGAEAKIAAQAQEAGASSYKITQAFTGNRVHMTAELNK; via the coding sequence ATGAAAAGCATCAAAACTTTTGTCGCAGTAATCGCTCTGGCTACGTCTTTCGGTTCTTTCGCTGCACAGACTGTGACCGCAACCGCCTCTACCATTGATGGCGCAGAAGCGAAAATTGCTGCACAGGCTCAGGAAGCGGGCGCGTCATCTTACAAAATTACGCAGGCGTTTACGGGTAACCGCGTACACATGACCGCTGAACTGAACAAATAA
- a CDS encoding helix-turn-helix domain-containing protein, with protein MTQPISVIAKSLVRERLRTGLSLAEIARRAGIAKSTLSQLESGNGNPSLETLWSLCVALDIPFARLLEPQQPTTQVIRRGEGTKVVAGQANYEAILLAACPPGARRDIYLLLTQPGADRISQPHPAGSVEHIIVTQGRALVGLIDAAEELGPGDYICYPADQPHIFKALEPDTHALLVAEQN; from the coding sequence ATGACGCAGCCAATCAGCGTGATCGCTAAAAGTCTGGTGCGAGAACGCCTGCGAACCGGACTTTCACTGGCGGAAATCGCGCGCCGTGCCGGGATCGCTAAATCCACGCTGTCGCAGCTGGAGTCCGGCAACGGGAATCCCAGCCTGGAGACGCTCTGGTCACTCTGTGTGGCGCTGGACATTCCTTTTGCCCGTTTGCTTGAACCGCAGCAGCCGACCACTCAGGTGATCCGCCGTGGAGAAGGAACGAAGGTGGTTGCCGGACAGGCCAATTATGAAGCCATTTTGCTGGCGGCGTGCCCGCCGGGCGCGCGTCGTGACATCTACCTGTTACTCACCCAGCCGGGTGCCGACCGCATTTCTCAGCCACATCCGGCAGGCTCAGTGGAGCATATTATTGTGACGCAGGGTAGAGCGCTGGTTGGTCTGATCGACGCGGCGGAAGAGCTTGGCCCGGGGGATTACATTTGCTATCCCGCTGACCAGCCGCATATCTTTAAGGCCCTGGAGCCGGATACGCACGCGCTTCTGGTGGCTGAACAAAATTAA
- a CDS encoding AzlC family ABC transporter permease, translating to MKHHLSILKGDTIKAIILVCLAVGVVGMSYGSLAMAYGFPVWVPFLLSITVLAGASEFMFIGIVASGGNPLAAAAAGLLVNARHVPFGVTVRELVGKRGLSFLGCHIMNDESVVFGLSQKTPEQRKAAYWLCGLGVAIVWPLGTLLGTMVGKLLPDLETIGLDAVFPAILLALVVPAFKNRTTLIRACSGAALSLAAVPFAPVGLPVLLSLLGLAARKK from the coding sequence ATGAAGCATCATCTCTCAATCCTGAAAGGCGACACGATAAAAGCAATCATCCTGGTGTGTCTCGCGGTAGGCGTCGTCGGGATGTCCTATGGTTCGCTGGCAATGGCCTACGGTTTCCCGGTCTGGGTCCCGTTTTTACTCTCCATTACCGTGCTGGCGGGTGCCTCTGAATTTATGTTTATCGGCATTGTGGCAAGCGGCGGTAACCCTCTGGCAGCGGCGGCTGCCGGATTACTGGTTAATGCACGTCATGTACCGTTTGGAGTGACGGTGCGTGAACTGGTGGGTAAACGTGGCCTGAGTTTTCTGGGTTGCCACATTATGAACGACGAAAGCGTGGTGTTCGGGTTGTCGCAAAAAACGCCCGAACAGCGTAAGGCGGCATACTGGTTATGCGGTTTAGGCGTGGCGATCGTCTGGCCGCTGGGTACATTGCTGGGCACCATGGTTGGCAAACTGTTGCCGGACCTTGAAACCATCGGGCTGGATGCGGTATTCCCGGCGATTTTACTGGCGTTAGTGGTGCCGGCTTTTAAAAATCGCACTACCCTGATCCGCGCCTGCAGCGGTGCTGCATTGTCACTGGCCGCCGTGCCGTTTGCCCCGGTGGGTTTACCGGTTCTGCTCTCTTTACTGGGTCTTGCTGCGAGGAAAAAATAA
- a CDS encoding substrate-binding domain-containing protein, whose translation MSLKAIAKELGLSVTTVSRALNGYDDVSRETRARVEAEAQRRGYRPNTFARRLKMGKIDAVGLVFPVHPVPLNNSVFMDMVGEISHELARHEIDLLLIADDDLADKHSYMRMVQSRRVDALIVAHTLDHDPRLEQLQAAGFPFLALGRSQLPQPYAWFDFDNYAGTYNATRWLIEKGHRRIALLGESNNQAFITQRRQGYLDALREAGLSSEWLCAMPPSRRVGYATTNELLSLPQPPTAIITDCNTHGDGAAMALAQRGLLCGENAVSLVVYDGLPQDSIVDVDVAAVIQSTRQGVGKQIADMVRQLINGDDIAQLQVLWQPEFFPGQTA comes from the coding sequence ATGTCGCTTAAAGCCATTGCCAAAGAACTGGGGCTGTCTGTTACCACCGTTAGCCGCGCCCTTAACGGGTATGACGATGTCTCCCGCGAGACGCGCGCCCGCGTCGAAGCGGAGGCTCAGCGCCGTGGCTACCGGCCAAACACCTTCGCGCGTCGCCTGAAGATGGGCAAAATCGACGCCGTGGGTCTGGTTTTTCCGGTGCATCCTGTTCCGCTCAATAACAGCGTCTTTATGGACATGGTCGGCGAAATTAGCCACGAACTGGCGCGACATGAAATCGATCTCCTGCTGATTGCCGATGACGATCTGGCGGATAAGCACAGCTATATGCGTATGGTGCAAAGTCGTCGCGTGGATGCGCTGATTGTGGCGCACACGCTGGATCATGACCCGCGGCTGGAACAGCTTCAGGCCGCCGGTTTTCCCTTTCTCGCGCTCGGGCGCAGCCAACTGCCGCAGCCCTATGCGTGGTTTGATTTCGACAACTATGCCGGCACGTACAATGCCACCCGCTGGCTGATTGAAAAGGGGCATCGCCGCATCGCCTTGCTGGGTGAAAGCAACAATCAGGCCTTCATCACCCAGCGCCGCCAGGGTTATCTGGATGCGCTACGCGAAGCCGGGTTATCCAGCGAATGGCTGTGCGCCATGCCGCCTTCGCGCCGCGTGGGTTACGCCACGACGAATGAACTTCTCTCCCTGCCGCAGCCCCCCACGGCCATCATTACCGACTGCAACACTCACGGCGACGGCGCGGCCATGGCGCTGGCGCAGCGGGGTCTTCTCTGCGGTGAAAACGCCGTTTCGCTGGTGGTTTACGACGGCTTACCGCAGGACAGCATTGTCGATGTTGATGTGGCGGCGGTTATTCAGTCCACCCGCCAGGGCGTCGGGAAACAGATCGCTGACATGGTGCGTCAGTTGATTAACGGCGACGATATCGCTCAGCTTCAGGTGCTCTGGCAGCCAGAGTTCTTCCCGGGCCAGACGGCCTAA